Proteins co-encoded in one Bacillus infantis NRRL B-14911 genomic window:
- a CDS encoding TVP38/TMEM64 family protein: MNEMLSLVLAAVHTGGWLSPVLFILLHTIRLFLFVPAAAVCIAGGAAFGMVPGTAYSAAGLLLGNMLFYWLLEKMPAARSKLTSLKKRWFGEYRNLTAGQVAVLRLIPFVHYHLLTFCLLERYKRFGEFVKGSWLTNLPMAVCYTMFGGFISRFSLPAALAILLVLGVLVYILREKMSVIQWRDFFKETA, encoded by the coding sequence ATGAATGAAATGCTGTCTCTCGTATTGGCCGCCGTCCATACGGGCGGCTGGCTGTCTCCGGTCTTATTCATTCTGCTTCATACAATAAGGCTGTTTCTTTTCGTGCCTGCGGCTGCTGTTTGCATAGCGGGAGGGGCGGCATTCGGAATGGTTCCGGGCACCGCCTATTCTGCTGCAGGGCTTCTCCTTGGCAATATGCTCTTTTATTGGCTGCTGGAAAAAATGCCCGCTGCCCGCAGTAAGCTGACTTCTTTGAAGAAACGCTGGTTCGGCGAATACAGGAATCTTACTGCAGGCCAGGTGGCTGTTCTCCGGCTGATCCCTTTCGTTCATTATCATCTGCTCACCTTTTGTCTGCTTGAGCGGTATAAACGGTTTGGGGAGTTTGTGAAGGGAAGCTGGCTGACCAATCTGCCTATGGCGGTATGCTATACCATGTTTGGCGGGTTCATCAGCCGGTTTTCGCTTCCGGCCGCATTGGCAATTCTGCTGGTACTTGGAGTTTTAGTGTATATACTAAGAGAGAAGATGAGCGTTATTCAATGGCGGGATTTTTTCAAGGAAACAGCATAA
- a CDS encoding DUF1294 domain-containing protein, with amino-acid sequence MQWAALYLLLINAAGYFIMRADKQKAQKNQYRISERTLWTIAFVFGAPGMYAGMNKFRHKTKHDAFKYGLPALSIIEAAVCIYLLAVWS; translated from the coding sequence ATGCAATGGGCTGCTTTGTATTTGCTGCTGATCAATGCAGCAGGCTATTTTATTATGAGGGCAGATAAACAAAAAGCACAGAAAAATCAATATCGGATAAGCGAAAGAACACTTTGGACCATAGCTTTTGTTTTTGGGGCTCCGGGAATGTACGCCGGCATGAATAAATTCAGGCATAAAACAAAGCATGATGCTTTTAAATACGGGCTGCCGGCGCTGAGCATAATTGAAGCGGCAGTCTGTATATATTTGCTTGCCGTTTGGTCATAA